In Thermococcus stetteri, the following proteins share a genomic window:
- a CDS encoding Lrp/AsnC family transcriptional regulator, giving the protein MTGGLDAIDIKLLNELKENARENIASLSKKLGIPRTTVHYRIKRLVDEGIIEKFTVKPNYKKLDLGTTAFILARYDPDSGLSQREVAERIAALDGVYEVHIISGEWDMIIKVRAPNAEEVGKIVVDRLREIKGIGQTVTMVSFVTVKEEL; this is encoded by the coding sequence ATGACGGGAGGATTGGATGCCATAGACATTAAACTCCTGAACGAGTTGAAGGAGAACGCCAGAGAGAACATAGCCAGCCTCAGCAAGAAGCTCGGGATACCAAGAACCACCGTGCACTACAGGATAAAGCGCCTCGTTGATGAAGGCATCATAGAGAAGTTCACGGTGAAGCCCAACTACAAAAAGCTTGATCTGGGAACGACTGCATTCATACTGGCCCGCTACGACCCGGATTCCGGTCTCAGCCAGAGGGAAGTGGCCGAGAGAATAGCGGCCCTTGATGGTGTCTATGAAGTCCACATAATCTCTGGAGAGTGGGACATGATAATAAAGGTCCGCGCTCCAAACGCAGAAGAGGTTGGTAAGATCGTCGTTGATAGGCTAAGGGAGATAAAGGGAATAGGACAGACGGTTACAATGGTCTCGTTCGTTACGGTTAAGGAAGAACTTTGA